The region GCCGCTGAAGAACAGCTCCTGGTGGACGGGGTCGACCAGCAGGTGCGCGTACTGGCTGATGGGCAGTGCGACCGAGGTCTCGGCTGCGTCCGCCGGAGCGGCGGACAGAACGGCAGAGCTCAGAGTTCCGGCCACGAGTGACGTGGCCGCAGCGAGGGTGATGCGCCTGTAACGCATGTAACTCCTGAGAGAGAGCATCGATCTGGTGTTCGAATCCTACGCTGTGTGTCCGGTCGTGATCAATGGGCCATCCGGGTGGACCTTCTCCGGCCGGACGGATCGCGCCGGTCGCGGCGATGGGGCCGCCTCGCGTGGCGGGCCACCTCCCGCGGCTTTGCCGAGGCTTTACAATCCGCTCCGCCGCGGCCTCGTCTTTTCAGTCGATCCGCACCTCAGCTCGCGCGTGACAGCGCGGGCGGACCGACGAAAGAGAGCGATTCATGCGCCGAACTGTCCTGAGCGCCATGGCACTCGCGTGCACCGCCGTGCTGGCGACCACCGTGCCCGCGTTCGCCGACGGGGCGTCCCCGACCCCCACTCCGACCGTCGTACAGACCGCGTCGGCCGCGCCTTCGGACGCGGCGCCGACCGCGGCGCCCGCACCGCCCCGGACGGGGCGGCCGGGCCAGGTCGCCGCCGTGCCGAAGGGAGCGCCGGACACCGGCGTGGTGCCGGTGGCGTCGCACAGCGGAGCCGGCGGCGGGCTGATCGGCGGGGGCGCCGCCGCGGTGCTC is a window of Streptomyces sp. NBC_01477 DNA encoding:
- a CDS encoding sortase-dependent protein; protein product: MRRTVLSAMALACTAVLATTVPAFADGASPTPTPTVVQTASAAPSDAAPTAAPAPPRTGRPGQVAAVPKGAPDTGVVPVASHSGAGGGLIGGGAAAVLALGGGAVLLVRRRRATGA